DNA sequence from the Acipenser ruthenus chromosome 20, fAciRut3.2 maternal haplotype, whole genome shotgun sequence genome:
AAGACGCACAGCCAGTTTCAAGCTGAAAACCAGAGCTGCCATTGGTGGGATGAGTAACAGTGTAAGACGAGGGCCCTGTAACCTTGTAACACCCATCTTAAATTAACACAGGGTACGTCTTTTCAGGTGTAGTACTGGGGTCAGGGACAATCTATCCATCAGCACTCAGCACTTAAAAAACCCAAAATTGAGAATTAAAATGACTTGTTATTTTCCTTCTGTAAATACATGGGAAGCGAGGTCATACAGATGGACTAGGTTTGGGAGGGGATCAGAAGAGATAGAGAGACGACATCAGGCACTCAACTTGTATTcaatagacagatagatagatatactttttaaaaaacatttatttacttaataaaacattcaaaacaacctgtaaacatttacattacattatttaacaaaaatgtaaaacacacaaaaatcaatttaaatatttaaacatagtTCTTCCGACTCATCCTCCACCTCACAAAGAGTTCCATTCACACGCCACAACATCTCAAAACTAAGCAAGTCGTGCACCACCTTATAAAATTTAAACTCAAAAGTTATACGAGTAACCACCAATATCCTGAACACTTCTACCAGGTCttgataaacatttttttaacttgGCTTTTCCTACTTTTTAagatggccaattttgcctgctCTAGAATAAAATTGGCCAGCTGAATCAAATACTTTCTAATTTTTTGTATATttgacaccaaaaataaaaatatagtctttgtaaatgataaattcaatttTGAAAAAAGGTTGCTTAAAAAATTGAACAAGAGATCCAGCCTTTCACAATCCATATAGCAGTGAaagacagtctctctctctcctggcagAGGGGGCATTGATCAGTGCATGAACAGCCAAAATTGTATGTAAGAGTCTCCTTTGCAAATCCCCTGATCTTttacagaggggggggggggggggttatataaAAGTCCTCCAGGCTGGCTTATCCTCCTCTCCTGCCCCCAGGCTTTCCCTCCAGTGGGTATCTGGAAGTGCTTTAAGTAATTCCTGTTGTTTAACGTTCACACAAATTTCATACTTTTTTCCCCCTCTAATAAATTTAACTGGTGTTTACACAGATCCTTAACTTGTAAATGGTCTTTCTCTGGCCACTTCTCCAACTCGAAAAAAAACTGTGTGGGTGAGTCCATCTTTGTCAATCCTTGCATCCTGGACCTCACCAGAGCCCCCTGTACTTTTGCATCCAAAAGATCTGCTATTAACTGTTTCTTATGTCTTAATATGGGTTGGAGTCAAAAACAAATTTTTACCAGCTCTccattttttccaaaaaaaaaactaaaacatttcttGAAATGCGAGTCATCTTGCACCAACGTCTTCACTTCCAGTAATACGCCGAGAAGGAATCTCGCCCTCTATTTTACCACCCTCTGCCTCCTTTACTTTACTCACAACAGCAAAAGCtttatttatactttttatttcaggCTCCACAGCTTTATTCATTTGGTTCCCCCCTACACGGCCCCACTGCCTCTCCATCTTTGATTTCAGCGCTCTCATTCTCTCGATCAACGTTCTGATTTTCCGCTCCAACGCCAGCACTACTCAGAGCACTTTACGTTTTGTTTTAAGCTCCACAGATTTAATATTATTTCGGTTCACCCCTGCACCAAACACCACCACTCGGCTCAGCTGCCTCCAAAAAGGAGACTACATGTTTTAACAATGCAGATTTACATACCAGCGGAATTCTTTTGGGGGCTGACACAATCTGCCCGTGATAACTCATTCACgattaaatcattttttagaaTCGTTTGATAGAATTCTTTTCTTTGCCAGTACCTCTAGCAGCGAAACGGCAACAAGGGAATCATTTATAACAATTCCGTTCTCAACAATTTTATTTACCAGAACAGTTTGACTCAAAAAAGCCACAAATGAACCATTCATTCTTGAAGCACTTTATGTTTTCTTATCCAACTATTTTGCCAATCGCTAAAAACACACTTCTCTAAAGAAACAAAGCTTTCTGTAATTACTTTGACTCCATGCTTTCGAGTCAGTCTCTCAAAGGGGAAAAACCCACCTGAACCAGCCATGCTGGCCgcaaaaaatgtttaaacttacCAAGATTactttaaacaaagaaaatattcacataaacaaacaaacacaaaaaacggaaaaaaaaagaaacacctacCGACTCACTCCACTCTCCCACCATGCACCAtactagacagacacacacagtatatatatatatatatatttttggccaCACTATACTCTACAGTAGGGGTGTCCACTCaaagtcctggagggccattcatTCCaccccaggtttaacaggtaaaatgaaatAATGACCTACATCAGGACCTGGTTCATtggctcaattaaacaatttagaacagggctggagcaCAGTGTAGTGAATTGTGCTGCCTGCACCACTGGGGCTTGAAGATGGAGAGGGACACAAAAACACGCTTCAGGAACTCGTTTCAACTTCAATCAAGGGGGTTTCTCATGGCACAGTCTtgctattaaataaatacataaagcgTTTAAATCAAATCCATCTTAATACTGAAAATAGCAAtcatgtaaaaaacaaaagcaaggtATGATGGTGTAAAACCTGACCTGTGCAACAATAATGATTCACACTATGCACTTGGAAGTTAGAAGTCAATAAATACTGTGCTGTAGATTCAGAAATGGCTgctgatgaggatgatgatgatgatattgtATGCGAGTGGTAGTAGATTATAAGCAAGCAAGATTGTGTCTTGATGATCAGCCCATTTAATATATCTTATCCTGCTGTGTCTCATCTACTACAGGGAAGATGGGAGAGCAGTTCTGCTGTGTCGGTGTGCAACCCTGCACACCGTAagtgagtgtcttaaccactatacaagagagtcgggttcacctgcattcgtggttttagagttTTTAACCTCATCGCATCTCACCAACGGGACAGAATGCGTaccggcagtgcatcacacaacactgcctctTACACAAGTATACAATCTGCAGCAGACAGCACCTGTATATTAACAGAACAGTTCGATGGTTTAAGATAAAGAGCCCCGAGGTTCATTACTGCGCTGGGGTCCACACAACAAATCAGCTTGAATACAAGTCTTCTGCCAAACTGAAcacatctgtattattattattttttatttactggtGTAGTTGTATAGCATCAGGATTACACATTTTGACTGCAGTACAAATCAAAGTCAAATAAATAGATGGTATTACAATAGTCTTCCACTTAGTGGCGCTGTGTgctatacaataaataaaaaagaaaaccacaaatCACAAGATTTGACCAATggaacaatacattaaaaaaaaaaaataataataataataatcttaaggGGAAAGCTAGTTTAGCCATAACACTGAGCactcaaaataaacacatttgggCTCTGTCCGTTTTTGTTGGACAAACTCCTCGTGTCCTGCTGGGACAGGTCGAGCAGCTACAGTACAGTTTCTGTCTTTCTTAGTGGGACTCCATTTATAGGCACTGGAAAGTCAATTAGTTCATTCATTTTCCAAATATACATGACTACAGTCACTGCTATTAAATTCTTATATCTTAAAATAATTACACCAGTTATAAAAGAGAAACAAAATGTACCTGAGAGTGAATTTATACTTGCCAACAGTAACAAAGCCATCGTTGCATTCAATAAAGCCCTCCGTTCATTCACTAGTGCACCAGGCCCGTTTGATTGCTTATAATTCAGGGGTACTGTAAGTGGTCTTCGAAACAGCTTCACGTGATAAATGGAGTCAGAAAATAGATACAGTTTGGagtgttaaataaaatgtaataaagcccTAATAAAGTATGTATAaagtattttgtaatgtgatactttgtactgtgatattttttaacaattgtaagtcgccctgtataagggcgtctgctaagaaataaataataataataataataataataataataataataataataatatattgttgaCAAGTACAGTTAGTGTTTCAATGATGTATAACGACACAACTAAAAATAAGAGAAAGGTTATGCAGTACAACACAACAAGGCTACATATACACATTGCAGAAGAGTAAAGCACATTACAATCcgttaatgaaaataaaacacatctgAATAGAATACTCGAGGTAGCAGCTTTTTGTTTCtgagtttttcttctttttccccTCATGAAAGTCCTGGAATTGCTCATGTTAGTCTGTATCAGGTATCTCACAAATGCCCGACTTCCTGAGGCAAACAAATCTTCAACAGCAACTGCACCAGGAAGTGCTTTTAATGGCTTCCCACAGCCCTCACAGGATTagagggatggggaggggggatCCCGCCGCCTCACAGGATTagagggatggggaggggggatCCCACCGCCTCACAGGATTagagggatggggaggggggatCCCGCCGCCTCACAGGATTagagggatggggaggggggatCCCGCCGCCTCACAGGATTagagggatggggaggggggatCCCACCACCTCACAGGATTAGAGAGGGGTGCAGGAAGGGGAGGGGAGGTCCAATAATCCGATCCAGTCCAGAGCCTGGTAAAGAGTTCCTTGCAGACCCTGATGCACAGAGCAGTGGCTGGAGGGTTCACCAGTTTGGATTAGCGGGTTCACCAGTTTGATTGACGGGTTCACCAGTTTGATTGACGGGTTCACCAGTTTGGATTGGTTTGTCTGTGCACAGTATTTGCAGCTGTCCTTGGAATCCCTTCATCGTTTTGCAAAGGTAGAGAAAGTGTAGTCTGGACCTTTAAAATTCTCTGTGCTTCAGTTCCATGCTACACCCAGGTAATCCGCTGCTGTACATGTGCAAAGCAAGAATATCGATGAACCGATCACGAACAACACCCCCGTCAAGCTCCTTTCCTTCATGTTGTTTTCCTGTGTGAAGCAGAGACGGGGCTGTGCCGGGGCTCAGGACTGGTAGAAGTGGTGGTAGTGGTGATGGTGCTCGTGATGGTGGTGGTGTTCATGTCTCTGGATCACCTTCCCTACATGGCCTTCATACAACACCAGGGCAGGCAGGTCCCGCACCTTCTCCTTCTCCAGCAGCGTCGTGGGAGGCTGGAAGGACTTGTACGGCTGTGCTGCCTCCTTCGCCCTCTGTTTGTGTCTCTTGTGGGTGTGCTGGGGCACGGGGAGGTGGGGCAGGTTCTGGCCAACATGTGCTGGATGGGAGGGCGCTGGGGGTGGGGCGCTCTGGCAGGTCAAGCCCTTGTTTCTTACAGCCCTTCCGCTCGGCTGAGAGGGGGCCACCACAGCGTATTTGCCCTGGATCTTGGGAGACCTCAGCAGGTGCCTGCCAGAGTCCTGCGAGCGCAGTCTCTGCTGGAGCTCCAGCCCCTTGGTGCCGGAGGCAGGGTCCAGCACCTGGGACCGCAGTCTCTGCTGGAGCTCCAGCCCCTTGGTGCCGGAGGCAGGGTCCAGCACCTGGGACCGCAGTCTCTGCTGGAGCTCCAGCCCCTTGGTGCCGGAGGCAGGGTCCAGCGTCTGGGAGCGCCGGGGgtgggaggaggatgaggagggagTGTTTTCAGGCTCATGGGAGCGAGACCTGGTTTGGTTCACCACTCGAGACTGGTGCTCTGGTTTAGCAGGTTCAGGATTGGACCCTACGATAATAAATTAAAGATTAATAAATATTCGAAAAAGGACAAAATCGAGGCCTTTGTATTTGAGTGATCATTTATAAATGAAGTTAATTCAAGGAGGGTCTgtgttataaatataatatgcaaCGCCCTGTACAAGCCTCCATCACCAATCCGCTGCAATCAATATTTCGGTGTGTATCAAAGTGAGAAATATTAAAAAGGGTTTCAAGAGGAAGGCAGGGTGTGCTGTCCTCACCCGGTCCGAACGTCGACGTGTAGTTCTCAATGCCGGCCAGATCCAGGTAGTGGTTTCTCCTCTCCAGGTTCTCGTCGACGCAATGCCGATAGCAGCCATTCTGTTGGGCGTGGTCACTGTGGTGGCTCCTGCAAGGGAGAGTTAGCAGTACatcaacagggatggaaacaagggTTCCATTGATTAGAGGGGTGGGGAAGGGGGATCCCGTCATGCTTTCGGAATGGGTTAAAtttgctctgcaataggagtcttatttccatccctgcatcaAGCACGTGTATTTACATGTTTTCAAACGACTGATtaccaataaaaacacatttccgTCTTCAGATAATACGTGCAGATTTCTGGACTCGCAGACTAAATCTATGCAAGGAGGAATCATAGACAACACTTTTAAAACGTTGAAGCATCAGCTTCCCCTTCCCTGGAATTTTGACACTCCTGCTGCATGCTCACATCTGTCACACGGATCCACAAAAATCGACggtttgtcattaaaaaaaaaaaaactgcctttcaTAAGCAGCTGTTGTCAACATGTAACGCAGCACAAAACTTGGTGGAACGGCACATGCTTGACATTCCTTTCCAGCACAGCCCTCCCCATAGCTGAGAGTGCAGCTGCACACATCGGAGGAAAGGCAGGCTGGTGTGCTTTTCTTTCTAAACAAGAACTGCATTCCTACACAGAACTGATAAAGACAGGAGCAGAGTCGCCTTCTGTAGGCCTATGATGTGCTTCACGGTCCTGCCTTACTGCTGTATTTTTCAACCACAGTTTTCATTCAGTTCTCTTTGTAATCTGATGTATTCAGTGTCTTCCAGATTTGCACTGGAAAACGGTGCAGAATAATAACAAATATTTAAGAGTTGCAAGCCCTGGTGTCGATACACTGTCGTGAGTTGAGATGTTGGGTTCTGTAGACCGATACGAGACTGCTGCCTACCTCTGGGGGGCCCGGGAGTTCTTGTCAGAACTTTTTGGCTCTTCAGTACATTTGCTTTCAGTTCTTGTAGTATCTGAATAAGGAACAGAGACAGAACAGTACAGTCTTGAAACAGCAGCTCAAAACAAGTCACAGCTTTCAATACCTCTGGTGTTCAGACTTCTTAAAACAGAGTGTTATTGGAGGGGTGAAGAGACAAGAGTATCCCCAGGTCTGGAGTGGCTTCAGAGGCAAGGGAATGTATTCCAAGTCCCTCCCTCACCCACCCCTCTACCCATCTACCCCTCACTCCCCctacccctcacccctcacccctcacccctcaccacTCGCTCGCTCTACCCCTCACTGCTCTACCCCTCTACCTCTCTCCATACCTGCATGGTTCTGTGGCGTGTTTTTCCTCTTGTGCATGGAGTCTGGGGCCACAGTGAGCTTCATTCGCAGTGTTTTGCTGGTGCTGGGAGAGTGGTTTACAGAGGCATCGACTACCTCGTAGATTGTGTGCAGCAAACTGGTTATGTCCTGGGAGAAAGAAAACGCAACATTTCCTGTTACTCGTCTCACAAACCCACACATGCACAAGATCAGGTTTTTGTTTGTATCTGTTTTTGGATATCACTGGGTTTTGTACTGGCTGAGATGAACCGAGAGGTTTATAATAAGCTATCTGTATGTTGCTGAAGTGATTATCAAGAGATAACCACACAACAGACCAGTGAGTTTCTAAAGTTGCAGGTCATGATTTACCATGCAGAACTCTATACAGAGCGCTTTGCACAATTAACCTACCATGGAGCTtttctacagaaaaaaataagacATCTAAAAggacatttaataatttaaaaatgggaGAAAAACATGAAGTTTCTTAGATTTGACATCAAGTTTAATTAGTCTTACACAGTTTTACCTCTGAAGGTAATTACAGCCGTACTATTAGCTCTCCAAAGACTGTCACTGAAAGAAGTAGGTCCACAAAACAAGGCTGGAATCAAGGCGTTTTGCCCTATTAGTTGTGTCTTTCAACTGCTTTGGCccaccacgcacacacacgcacgcacaaaaCTCTTTTTCAAAATCAAACTTGTACGACGATTGCAGGTTCTGTCTGTGCAAATGTTCCTGTTAATTGAGAATTACTCTTCTGTGTATTGTCGTGTACTGTATTGATTCAATGTACTCACGGTGTATCTGCAATGAAACTTTACGCTTCCTGTAGAATTCCCACACATTCTACATGCCTTGCCTTTGTCTTTACATGCATTCCCTGGCTTTGCCACAATAACACACGGGTGTGTCTGCTGTAATCTGGGAGTCCACTGAAGACAATGCTGTTTAGGATTGGATTATTGAGCCCAAACCCTTAcaacttttctttaaccattttatataaaataaaagtaaagatCTGCATCAGATTAAATGGAGCCAATTAATTCAGGTCCATTGCTTTACTACTACAAGTGGGTAGGCCAGGGACATACTGTAGCTTACCTTAAGGGTCAGTGGATGAGCTGCAATTGAACCCCAATGCCTCCTGACTCATTACACATTGCAAACACAACACAAGGAGTTCTGAACTACAGATAACGTCAACACAATCGGGCCCGCATTTGCGCTGGCTGTGTCGACTGAATGAATAACACATGAAAGGAACAGGGAAAGGTTCTTAAATTTAACAGAACCTGCAAATACTCAAGTTCAAAAGGTTTATTATGGCCCGTGTGAGAGTCCCCTAGCTATTACAAAATTTTTCTGAACCTTGTGATAAACTCAACCCTCCCACAGGCTGGGGGCTGATCCCTCACTGCCTCCCCTATGGTTAGCACCCTGCTCCGCCTCGCTAGCACCCTGGACACCCGCTACAATAATGAAGAAGCCTCGACGGGACAGCTTACCTCCCGGGTGACTTTCCCATTGTTATCAAAGTCGTACAGTGTGAAGGTCCACTCCTGCCTGTTATCTTCCTCTACCGACACATCACACTCGAGCTCCTGGGAACAACGCACAGTCAGAACAGGTTCCAGCACCCACAACAGCAAGGCAATGCCATGGGAGTGAGCAGCTCACAGTGCAGGACCGTCCTGGGACTGGAGATGGGTCCAACACTGAAGACTCACCCACTGCAAAGACTGTTACACTCCCATGGAATGAGCCGACAGCAGCACTCTATATCAAGATCAACCCAGAGACCAGATATTGATCCCATGTTCTATATATCCGAGTTACCTATGTAGGGAAGgaaatatgactcccattgcatagcagtttgatccattccaggttttactatgagtttaaaaaTACGacacctcagcttgttacctatacactgtggctgatcaagctcatagtaaaacctggaatgggttaaaatgctatgcaataggagtcttatttccatccctgctacgGATGCTGACAGTAGAGCTctacattagtttttttttttttttatacaaaggttgtttaaaaagtaaaaggaGTGAAGTAAGAGCCCTGCAACTCCCACAGAAGAGGGACagagagatttaaaatgagatcagAATATATTTCAATATCAAATGTGCCAACTTCAAACatgtttatatgtgtgtgtgtgtgagcgtgagaATGAGGGGATTAGGTCTGGTTGGCATGGTGTTTTTCTCAAGTCAGCATTTGTTGAAgatcctaattttttttttttaaccaatagtCTGCTAGTCTTCAATTCATACACCtcattcaaaacaagaaaatcaccCGAGCCCTTGCTGGGACGTTCACTCCCACTTACTTCCAATTTGAGTTGTTTGCTGGAGCCGCTGTGTGCGTGGCTTTCCTTCCCCAGTTTCTTCTCATCATTGCAGCAGCTAGCCGTCTTCTCCGGGGGGAGGGCGACTGGAGACAGAGCAGGAAGAGAGTCTGTGAGAGGAGGGTTTACACAGTGCCAGAGAGTCTGTGAGAGGAGGGTTTTACACAGTGCTAGAGTCTGTGAGAGGGAGGGTTTACACAGTGCCAGAGTCTGTGAGAGGGAGGGTTTACACAGTGCTAGAGTCTGTGAGAGGAGGGTTTACACAGTGCCAGAGAGTCTGTGTGAGGAGGGTTTTACACAGTGCTAGAGTCTGTGAGAGGGAGGGTTTACACAGTGCCAGAGTCTGTGAGAGGGAGGGTTTACATAGTGCCAGAGAGTCTGTGAGAGGAGGGTTTACACAGTGCCAGAGAGTCTGTGAGAGGAGGGTTTACACAGTGCCAGAGAGTCTGTGAGAGGAGGGATTACACAGTGCCAGAGAGTCTGTGAGAGGAGGGTTTACACAGTGCCAGAGTCTGTGAGAGGGAGGGTTTACATAGTGCCAGAGAGTCTGTGAGAGGAGGGTTTACACAGTGCCAGAGAGTCTGTGAGAGGAGGGATTACACAGTGCCAGAGAGTCTGTGAGAGGAGGGTTTACACAGTGCCAGAGAGTCTGTGAGAGGAGGGTTTACACAGTGCCAGAGAGTCTGTGAGAGGAGGGTTTACACAGTGCCAGAGAGTCTGTGAGAGGAGGGTTTACACAGTGCCAGAGTGTCTGTGAGAGGAGGGTTTACACAGTGCCAGAGAGTCTGTGAGAGGAGGGTTTACACAGTGCCAGAGTCTGTGAGAGGAGGGTTTACACAGTGCCAGAGAGTCTGTGAGAGGAGGGTTTACACAATGCCAGAGTCTGTGAGAGGGAGGGTTTACACAGTGCCAGAGAGTCTGTGAGAGGAGGGTTTACACAATGCCAGAGTCTGTGAGAGGAGGGTTTACACAGTGCCAGAGAGTCTGTGAGAGAACGAAGACTTCCAGCAGCTGCACTGGGAGGACTGGGGTCCGGAAAGGAAACGAAGACCTCCAGCAGCTGCACTGGGAGGACTGGGGTCCGGAAAGGAAACGAAGACCTCCAGCAGCTGCACTGGGAGGACCTGGGCCTGGAAGGAATAGCAtcttttgtttctgaagttttgggAAAAAAGAAATCACAGAACAATGCTGCAAGGTCAGAGCTCTGTAACCGAAATAACAAACCTTTTAAGGCTGCCGTTTAAAGAATAAACAGCAGCCAATTTGTTCATCCTCTAATTCAAGACTGTACATGCTTTTATCAAGTAGTGAGTTTAGATGTTAAATACTGACAGAGCTGGATCTTTTCGGAGGAGTTACAGAATTGGCTGGACCTCATAGGTAGCGGCTGGCTGATTAAATGCTTTACTTTACCATCTCTCCGCGGCGCACTTTGATGTTCTATTCTCAAACTCCAAAATGCCTTTTGGATGGAGATCAGACGGCTTTAAAACAGAATTACTAATTAagcagttacattttaaacactctttGTTGTGTTAGCCAAAAGGCCAAAAACAGCAGCTCTGTCTTTCCCCCCCtcgatagattaaaaaaaaaacaaaaaaaaaacacatataataataatctgtccCCTCCGTAAGATAAAGTCTTAGGGAAATTTGTCGAGGCAAAAAACATGAAAACTGTCTGCGTTTTGACCAGTGGAGGCTTTCAAAGGAGACATTGTGCACAGGCAGCCTTCTGTGTGACAAGCTTTACTTTCTGAACATGGTTATCCAGCAAGTAATGAAACACTTCAAGAGCAATCTAGACCCTGAAAACACAATAATGCAACACTGCCGCCTATGAATTTTTTTAGTAATACCGACTGCTCTGGGATGACTAGTGTTAAAGCTTCCTGCGGGCTGTGAAAGTGTTCCTGCTTTCTGCATGGAGAGTTAGACGTGTTTCAGCTACAGAGCATTCGCTTGCCTGTTTATTCACATGTGACACCACCGAGCCTCAACAATTGAGTTCCTGGCTTAGTGCCGTCATTCAATAAAGTGTAGCGGCTGTATATGTAACTGAGTGTAAGCGCTTTGGAAAACAGCACAGACACTAATGTGCACGGTGCACATTTACTTTATCAGACTCAAAAGCAGAGCAGAGTCTTTCCCTCCCCAGACCGTTTGAAATTCTCTATGCAATTGGTTAAAAATTCACGTTTGTCCCCAAAAGCTTgtttgattcccccccccccccccccccatctgggTATTGAAGTATTTAAATCTATGTATTATCAATTGATAAGAGCGTATTTCAAAGTTCTGTTTATCTGTTTCCAGgcattagaattttttttaaaaagcagcaaaAATGACCTGCAATGAAGCAGGATGCGGGACTCTGCAAACAGAGACGACCCTTTCATGAATCTGAACGGAAACCACAAGGGGGTCCAAACGAGCCCACGTTGGGCCTCCAGTCTGCCTTTTTATTAAAATCACATGTTTGCAGCATCACATCCTTTAACACTGCAGGGTCAGGATGAGCTCTGGTTGAAAGGGTTTACAATCTGGGATGAAAACTGAAATAGCACTCTCTGAAGACAGAGAGCAAGACTCCCAGTCCCTGGTCTCATGCTGAACGAGCACACCCAACACCTACTCGGAAACGGTCTTTGAAACCCGACCTCCCCACTTAGGAGAACCTTCCAGAGCTTCTGCAGGAGCCGGCCCTGTCCCCCAGGCGCAAGCAGCGAGTCACAATTTCCACTTTTCCAGCTCAGATGTGTTTAAGAACACCACATTTCagaacaagacaaaaaaaaaagtctggtctGGCTAACAAAGAGTTGCTGTACCGCTGCCTCTTGAAGTCTGTGGAATGGcactcatttttttaaaattagacaGTCAAACTGAACACACTCAATTCACCTGAAATCAAACCTATGAATTCAGGTAAAAGAGTCTCTGCTCCCCTTGCCCAGCCAGGCGAGCTGCAGCAGTTCTCAAACTAACAGACAGGGGGTTGAGTTTAACAAGCTTAACAAGCAGAGTGACTCTGCAGGCCTGATGAACTCCTGTTCTGTTCAGTACAGGCTTTGAAGATTCATTTTCTGAGACTATGGACCCCCTAGGCCTTGAATTGCCATTAAGACACTGGACTCAGGCACATGCCAGAGGAGCAGGGTCATCGCTGCAGCGCAGTATCACTCCCAGTTTCCTTCTCTTTCCAGCGCGAGCAGCGCTTTGTGATCAAACGTAATGAGAGCTGAGAGTCAGCCGTGGAAGTGTCTCTGCACGCTGTTTTCTCTGCTGCGTTATCTACAGGCTCTGAGAGGCAGATGAGAGGGATTTTTTTGTGAAGGCAGTAACAAGCACCCCAGGATCCGGACCCCCTGCCACTCGCTGCACAATTTCACACTCCGCAGTGCTTTTGTTTATTCCGTTTAGTTTCTTTTTGCTGCTTGCAGCTTCTCACTTTACTTTAACCCTGGCAGCTATTCCAGGGTTTCTTAACTATTCATTTCCTCTTTAGAtgcttcctcaccaactatgctacccagctcctggtccaggccctggtactctcccgcctagactactgcaactccctcctggctggcctccctgcgtctgccacccgtccgctccagctcatccagaactctgctgctcgcctggtgttctctctacctcgcttcgcccacgctactccactactccgctcgctccactggctcccgatcaccgctcgcatccagttcaagactcttgtactagcctacagatgccttgatcagactgcacccagctacctccagaccctcatctctccctacacccccactcgacctctccgctccgcctgaactaaaagactggctctacctccgctacgctcccctgcctcccgagcccgctccttctccacccttgctccgcagtggtggaacgaccttcctacagatgtcaggactgcccagtccctgaccacattccggcgcctccttaagactcacctcttcaaacagcacctgtagaactcctctgttgtatcctgggacactatcacccttcatttaaat
Encoded proteins:
- the LOC117425048 gene encoding protein naked cuticle homolog 1-like isoform X1 yields the protein MGKLPSKHAVVCKPRESPEGDSFVVSACLARKGIEDWIARQKYYCSSAHQHSSCHKSACSTTKVSSRDPAGEACLETLGDEHYHLEVALPPEKTASCCNDEKKLGKESHAHSGSSKQLKLEELECDVSVEEDNRQEWTFTLYDFDNNGKVTREDITSLLHTIYEVVDASVNHSPSTSKTLRMKLTVAPDSMHKRKNTPQNHADTTRTESKCTEEPKSSDKNSRAPQRSHHSDHAQQNGCYRHCVDENLERRNHYLDLAGIENYTSTFGPGSNPEPAKPEHQSRVVNQTRSRSHEPENTPSSSSSHPRRSQTLDPASGTKGLELQQRLRSQVLDPASGTKGLELQQRLRSQVLDPASGTKGLELQQRLRSQDSGRHLLRSPKIQGKYAVVAPSQPSGRAVRNKGLTCQSAPPPAPSHPAHVGQNLPHLPVPQHTHKRHKQRAKEAAQPYKSFQPPTTLLEKEKVRDLPALVLYEGHVGKVIQRHEHHHHHEHHHHYHHFYQS
- the LOC117425048 gene encoding protein naked cuticle homolog 1-like isoform X2 — protein: MGKLPSKHAVVCKPRESPEGDSFVVSACLARKGIEDWIARQKYYCSSAHQHSSCHKSACSTTKVSSRDPAGEACLETLGDEHYHLEVALPPEKTASCCNDEKKLGKESHAHSGSSKQLKLEDITSLLHTIYEVVDASVNHSPSTSKTLRMKLTVAPDSMHKRKNTPQNHADTTRTESKCTEEPKSSDKNSRAPQRSHHSDHAQQNGCYRHCVDENLERRNHYLDLAGIENYTSTFGPGSNPEPAKPEHQSRVVNQTRSRSHEPENTPSSSSSHPRRSQTLDPASGTKGLELQQRLRSQVLDPASGTKGLELQQRLRSQVLDPASGTKGLELQQRLRSQDSGRHLLRSPKIQGKYAVVAPSQPSGRAVRNKGLTCQSAPPPAPSHPAHVGQNLPHLPVPQHTHKRHKQRAKEAAQPYKSFQPPTTLLEKEKVRDLPALVLYEGHVGKVIQRHEHHHHHEHHHHYHHFYQS